In Halobacteroides halobius DSM 5150, the genomic window AAGATGCTTTAGAAGAACCACGAAGGATTGATCAAGATAGGGTAGATGCTCAACAAGCAAGAAGGGTTTTAGATAGGTTAGTGGGATATAAATTAAGTCCTTTATTATGGAAGAAAGTAAAGAAGGGTTTAAGTGCTGGTCGAGTTCAATCTGTTGCTGTTAGAATTATTTGTGAGAGAGAAGAAGAAATTAAAGCATTTGAACCACAAGAATATTGGACTTTAGATACTAAACTTAAAGATAAGAACAAAGGTCAATTTAAAGCTAAATTATATAGAATTAATAATAAAAAATTTGCATTAGGTAGTAAACAAGAGACAGACCAGGTGATTTCAGAACTAAAAGAAGAAGATTTAAAAGTTTCTAAGATTAAGGAAGGGAAGAGAAGAAGGAACCCATCACCTCCATTTACTACTAGTAGTCTTCAGCAACAAGCCTCTAATTATCTACACTTTAGTACAAAAAAGACAATGTATTTAGCTCAACAACTTTATGAAGGAATTGATTTAGGCGCTGAAGGAACAGTAGGTTTAATCACCTATATGCGAACTGATTCTACTAGAATTTCTAAGGAAGCTCAAGCCAATACTAGAGATTATATAGCTGATAATTTAGGAGATAAATATCTGCCTGATACTCCTAAAAAGTATAAGGCTAAATCTGGAGCACAAGATGCTCACGAGGCAATTAGACCAACATCTGTATTTAAAACTCCCCAAAAAGTGAAACAGTATTTAGGTAAACAGCAATATAAATTGTATAAGTTAATTTGGGAGCGGTTTGTTGCTAGTCAAATGAAACCTGCTGTATATAAAACCTTACGAGTTAATATTAAAGGAGAAAAATACTGGTTAAGGGCCAATGGCTCTCAACAAGTTTTCCCTGGCTTTTTAAAAGTTGATACGAGTAAACAGCAAAAGAAAGATAAAGAGCTACCTAGTCTTGAAGAAGGAGCGAAGATTGATATAGTTGAACTACTCCCTGACCAACACTTTACTAAACCTCCTGCTAGATATAGTGAAGCTAAATTAGTTAAAACTTTAGAAAAAAAGGGAATTGGGCGTCCTAGTACTTATGCGGCTATAGTTGGGACAATAGAAAAGAGAGGTTATGTAACGAAAGAAAATAAGCGTTTTAAACCTACTGAATTAGGAGAGATAGTTAATGGATTATTAGTAGAACATTTCCCTAATGTAACTAATGTTAAGTTTACTGCTCAATTAGAAGCTGATTTAGATAGAATTGAAGCAGGTAAAAATGATTGGATTGAGGTATTAAAAAGCTTTTATAGTCCTTTTTCTGATCGTCTAGAAGAAGCTAAGGAGAATATGGAACAAGTACAATTAGAAGAAAAGGAAACAGATGTTATTTGTGAAAAATGTGGTAATAATATGGTGATCAAACATGGTCGCTATGGTAAGTTTTTAGCTTGCCCTGGTTTTCCTGATTGTAAGAATACAAAACCTTTATTAGATAAAGTAGGAGTAAAGTGTCCTGAGTGTAAAGATGGAGATGTAGTAAAAAGAAAGAGCAAAAAGGGTAGAACTTTTTATGGATGTAGTAATTATCCAGATTGTGAGTTTATGACATGGCATCAACCTGTAGAAAAGAAATGTCCTGAATGTGGAAAATTTTTAGTAGAAAAACGAACCAAGAAAGAAACTAAGCGGTATTGTATTAATTCAGATTGTGATTATGAAGAATAAGCATAGGAGGGATTTAAGATGATGGAAGCAACAACAGTAATTGCTGTTAAGGATGATGATCAAGTAGCTCTAGCGGGTGATGGTCAAGTTACAATGAAACATACTGTTATGAAGCATGGAGCTAATAAGATTAGGCGTCTTCATAATGAAGAAGTATTAGCAGGATTTGCTGGTACAGCAGCTGATGCATTTACTTTATTTGAAAAATTTGAAGGGAAGTTAGAGGAATTCCATGGTAATTTAAGACGCGCTGCAGTTGAATTGGCTAAAGAGTGGAGAACAGATAAAATGTTAAGAAAGCTAGAAGCTTTATTAATTGTTGCTAATGAAGAATCATTATTAGTTGTGTCAGGAACAGGGGATGTAATTGAGCCTGATGATGGTGTAACAGCAATTGGTTCAGGAGGTTCTTATGCGTTAGCTGCTGCTCGTGCTTTTATTCAATCATCTGATTTGACAGCTTCACAGATAGCTAAAAAATCATTAGAGATTGCATCAGATATATGTATTTATACTAATGATAATATTACGGTAGAAGAAATATAAGGGGGCTTAAAAATGGAAGATTTAACTCCACGTGAGATAGTTAAGAAATTGGATAAATACATTGTTGGACAAAATGAAGCAAAAAAGTCAGTTGCAATTGCATTAAGAAATAGATATCGGCGTAAGAAATTAACAGTTGATTTAAGAGAGGAAGTAATCCCTAAAAATATTTTAATGATTGGCCCAACTGGAGTTGGAAAGACAGAAATAGCTCGTAGATTAGCTAAATTAGCTCAAGCTCCATTTATTAAAGTAGAAGTGAGTAAATTTACAGAAGTAGGTTATATGGGCCGCGATGTAGAATCAATGGTTAGGGATTTAGTGCGGACTGCTATGCGGATGATCCAGCAAGAAAAAATGAAAAATGTAGAAGAAAAAGCAGTCAAGTTAGCAGAAGAAAGAATTCTTGATGCACTATTACCTATGCCTAATAAACAGGATAATAATCCATTGCAAAATCTATTTGGTGAGTTTCAAGATAATGATACCCAAAATGATGAGCCAGACGAAAGAATTAAGCGTAGTCGTAATAAGCTACTAAAGAAGTTAAGATCAGGTGAGTTAGAGGAACGGATGATTGAGATCGAAGTAGAACAAAGCAACTCACAAATGGTTGAGGTTTTTTCTGGAGCTGGGGTAGAGGAATTAGGATTTAACTTTCAGGATATCTTTGGTGGTATGTTACCTAATCAAAAGGAGACAAAGAAAGTATCCGTTAAAGAAGCAAGAGAAATACTAAAAGAAAAGGAAGCAAAAAAGTTAATAGATATGGATAAAGTTAGTCAAGAGGCTATAGAAAGGGTAGAACAAGCGGGGATTATATTCTTAGATGAGATTGATAAAATAGCTGGTAAAGAATCTGGTTCTAATCCTGACGTATCCCGGGAAGGAGTCCAACGTGATATTCTACCTATTGTAGAAGGTTCAACGGTTAATACTAAATATGGTTCAGTAAAGACAGATCATATTTTATTTATTGCTGCTGGAGCATTTCATGTTGCTAATCCAACTGATTTGATTCCTGAATTACAGGGAAGATTCCCAATTAGAGTAGAATTAAATAGTTTATCAAAAGATAACTTTAAAGAAATTTTAGTTGCACCAGAGAATGCACTAACTAAACAATATAAAGCTTTGTTAGCTACAGAGGATTTAGATATTGAATTTACTGAAGGAGCAATTGATGAATTAGCAGAGATTGCTTTTAGGGTAAATGAACAAACTGAAAATATAGGAGCTCGAAGATTACATACTATTGTAGAAAAGTTATTAGAAGAATTATCTTTTACAGCACCAGAACTTGAGCAAGATATAATTGAGATCGATCGAGAGTATGTTAAAGATAAGTTAGATGATGTAGTAGAAGATAAGGATTTAAGTAAGTATATACTTTAAAGTAATTTTATTTGAAATAAAAAACAAGTTTGTGTATAATTTAGATACCAGATGTGATAGAGAAGATGTTATTAAGGGGGACTTATTGATGGATAGATTACTTACTAAAACCCGAAAGATAAATAGATTAATCCAATCCTCTGCAGGAAAATCAGTAGATTTTGAAGAAATGGCTAATGTACTAAGAGAATCTATAACTGCAAATGTTTATTTGGTTGATGAGCAGGGTAGGATATTAGGTCATAGCTTAGTTGATGAATTTGAATGTGATATAATGTTACAAGAAGTAATTAATCAAAATCATTTTCCTAGTGAATATAATGACTGGTTACTTGGTATTTATCATACTCAATCTAACTATGAACAAAAGCATGGTGCTTGTGTCTTTACTGATGATAAAGATTGTCTTTTCAAGCAAAAATTAACTACTATTGTGCCAATTAATGGTGGAGGAGAACGATTAGGGACTTTAATTTTAGCTAGATTTGATAAAGAATTTGAGTCAAGTGATTTATTATTGGCTGAATATGGAGCTACTGTAGTAGGTATGGAAATTTTAAGATTAAAGAGTGATAAAAGAGAGAAAGCAGCCCGAAAGAAAGCAGCAGTTCAGATAGCATTAGATACTTTATCTTATTCTGAATTAGAAGCTGTTGAACATATCTTTGCAGAACTTGATGGTACAGAAGGTTTATTAGTAGCTAGTAAGATTGCTGATAGAGTAGGAATCACTCGTTCAGTAATTGTTAATGCTTTACGAAAATTTGAAAGTGCAGGAGTAATTGAATCTAAATCTTTAGGAATGAAAGGCACGCACATTAAGATTTTAAATGATTATTTATTAGAAGAGCTTGACGATTTAAATTAGTTGATTTAGGGTGTGGGAAGCCACGCCCTATTTTTATGTTTGTTTTTGAATTTTGTTAATTAATTTCTATATAGTAAAAAAGAAACATTTATGTAGTAAACGGATTTATGATATTAATTGCTTTTATTTCATATACAATAATAACTCTTGAATTTTAGATTATATTTTTTGCAGGAATTTTAAATAAGAATGTCGAATTTTTAAATGAAGGTACTTTGATTAAAAGGAGGGGACTAGATGGATCTTTTTGGACAGAACTTTGATTTATTACAGAAGTCATTAGATGGCTTATCTACTCGTCATAAAGCAATCTCTAGTAATATTGCTAATGTAGATACACCAGGTTATAAAAGAAGAAAAGTTAACTTTAAAGAACAATTAACTAAAGCATTAGATGGTAATAATAATTTAGCAATAACAGATAAAAGTCATATATCTTTAAATAGTAGAAGCATAAGTTCTGTAGAGCCTAAAGTTAGTATTGAAGAGGATACTAAAATAAGAAGTGATGGCAATAATGTTAGTATAGATGCTGAAATGGCTAATTTAGCTAAGAATACATTAGAGTATCAGGCTACAATTAAACAACTATCTAATCAATTTGGTCGATTGAATCTTGTGATAAAAAAAGGAGGTAAATAATAGTGAGTTTGTTTAGAGGAATTAATATTAGTGCTTCCGGTTTAACAGCTCAGAGATTAAGAATGAATATTGTTTCTAGTAATATTGCTAATGTTAATACTACTCGAACAGAAGAAGGTGGGCCTTATCAACGGAAAATGCCAGTTTTCAAATCTCGATTAGAAGATGAAATGGGAATGTTAAAAGAGGATGGGCCAACAGGAACTGGAGTGGTGGTTGAAGAGATTAAAGAGAGTAAAAAGGCTCCTAAGTTAGTTTATAATCCTCAACATCCAGATGCTAATGAAGCTGGTTATGTGAAAATGCCTAATATAAATATTGTCTCCGAAATGACAGATATGATATCGGCTACTAGATCGTATGAAGCAAATGTAACTGCTTTAAATTCAGCCAAGCAGATGGCAAAAAGTGCTTTAAAATTAGGTTAAAGAGGAGGGGGACTAGATGGATATTAATAATGTTTCCAATCATAAATTAAATATTATTAATAATAAAGATTTAAAAACTGATAATCAGAAAAAGGATTCATCTTTTTCAAATGTACTACAAAAATCATTACAAGATGTTAATAAGCTACAACATCAAGCTAATCAAGCTAGTAAAGATTTAGCTTTAGGAAAAACAGATAATATACATAATGTAATGATAGCAGCCCAGAAAGCTAAATTATCTTTAAGTTTAACAACTAGTGTGAGAAATAAAGTAGTTGATGCCTATAAGGAGATTATGAGGATACAAGTCTGATGGAAGGGATATTAGTAGGATTGAGGTGGAAATATGGTTGAGAGTCTTTCGGAGATAAAAGAACAGCTACAACAGCTATGGGTAAAAATGGATAAAAAAACTAAAATAATAATAGGTATTTCAGTATTAGCTACTATGATAGGAATAATAGGTTTAGTAGGTTGGGCAGGGCAACCAGCATATAAAGTTTTATTTAATAATCTAGCAAGTAAAGATGCAGGAGCAATAATTAATAAGTTGAAAGAAAAACAAGTTCCATATAAACTAGAGAATCAAGGAGCAGCTATTTTAGTTCCTCAACAGCGAGTTTATCAACTTAGATTAGAGTTAGCTAGTAATGGTTTGCCTTCTGGTGGAGTTACTGGATTTGAGTTATTTGACCAGACTCAAATAGGAACTACTGATTTTGCTCAAAAGGTCAATTATATGAGAGCTTTATCTGGTGAATTATCTAGAACTATTAGACAATTTAATAATATTAGTTATGCTAAAGTAAAGATCACTCCAGCTAAAAATAGTATTTATACAGAAAGAGTACAACCAGCTAAGGCGTCAGTGCTTCTAAAATTGGATGGATATCAACAGTTATCAACTAAACAAGTAAAATCTATTGCTAACTTAGTAGCTGGTAGTGTAAAAGGATTGCAGCCTAATAAAGTAACTATAGTTGATACAGCTGGAAACTTATTATCAGCTAAATTAGAATCTAAAAAAGGTAGTGCAACAACTTATAATCAACTAGAACTACAAAGTCAATTTGAGGGCGAAATAGAAAAAGATTTAAATATAATGTTAACTAAAGTTTTAGGAATGAATAATTTTGTAGTACGAGTTAATGCTAACCTGAATTTTAGCCAACGTAGTTTTAAAAGTACTAAGTACTCTCCTGTTGTAGATGACAGGGGAATTGTTCGTAGTAAGCAAACAAAAGAGGAAAGTGAAAAGGGAATTAGTAGTAGTCCAGAAGGAGTTCCAGGTACTACCTCTAATTTGCCACAATATAAAGTAACTGACCAGGAGCAACAAAGTCGAGAGAGTTCAGAAGAAATAATAAATTATGAAATTAATAAAAAGATAGAAAAATATGTTCAATCTCCTGGTGACTTAGAACGATTATCTGTTTCAGTGATTGTTAACCAAAAATTAAATCAACAAAGAAAGAATATGATTACTGAAGCTATTTCAGCTGCAGTAGGCTATAATAAGCAACGTGGGGATGAGATTAAAGTTGTGGGAATGAAATTTGATAATAGCTTAGAGCAGCAAATGAATCAACAGATCAATGCTCAAAATTCTCAACGAGAGACTTTATTGATGACTTTAGCAATTATAGTAGGTGCTTTAATTTTAATTGTATTATTTTTAATATATAGAAGAGGTCAAGATGATGAGCAAGATATCACACCAGGTCAAGAGGTTGATTATGTTGCAGGAGATGAAGTCAATGAAACTGCTGCTTCTGAAGAATTAGATCCACAAGAACAAGAAATAAGAAAGTTACAGCAAGAAATACGTGAGTTAGCAGTTGATCAGCCTGAGGAGATAGCAGAATTATTAAAAGGTTGGCTAGAAGAGTAAATGATAAAGGAGGAAAATGGATGCAGGGAGAACTATCAGGTAAACAAAAGGCTGCTATCTTAATGATTTCTTTAGGTCAAGATGCTTCGGCAGAGGTTTTTAAGCATTTAAATGATGATGAAATTGAAGAATTGACCTTAGAGATTGCTAATTTAAATAAGGTACCAGCTGATGTTAAAGAAGAAATACTAGGGGAATTTCATCAAATGTGTGTAGCATATGATTATATTAGTCATGGTGGTATGGATTATGCTAAAGAAGTATTAGAGAAGGCTTTAGGAGAGTCAGAAGCTAATAATGTAATTGATCGTTTAACTGCTTCTTTACAAGTAAGACCTTTTGATCAATTAAGAAAGACTGATCCTGATCAGATTTTAAACTTTATTCAAAATGAACACCCACAGACTATTGCTTTAATTTTAGCTTATTTAGATTCAGAACAAGCAGCGAGTGTTATGTCTGGGTTAGCACAAGATAAGCAGACTCAAGTTGCTAAGAGAATTGCTTTAATGGAACGCACTTCTCCAGATGTAATTAGAGAAGTAGAGCGGGTTTTAGAACAGAAGTTATCTTCTCTAATGACTAATGAATATTCTCAAGCTGGAGGGATTGATTCTATTGTAGAGATCTTGAATTTATCTGATCGAGGAACAGAAAAAACAATTTTAGAGCAATTAGGTAGTGATGATCCTGAATTAGCAGATGAAATTAAACAAAAGATGTTTGTTTTTGAGGATGTTACTTTACTTACTGATCGTGATATTCAAAGAATGTTACGGGAAGTTGAGAATGATGATTTAGCGTTAGCCTTAAAAGCAGCTAGTGATGAAGTAGCTGATAAGATCTTTAGTAATCAATCTAAGCGAGCAGCAGAAATGCTAAGAGAAAATATTGACTACTTAGGTCCAGTTAGAATTAGTGATGTAGAAGAAGCACAACAAAAAATTGTTAATGAAATTAGAAGACTAGAAGAAGAAGGTGAGATTGTAATTGACCGCGGAGGGGGAGATGAGGTAATTGAGTAATGTTATTAAATCTAATCAAGTTAAGTCTGGCAAGAAATTTAATTTTACTAAAGCTCCTCAACGAGAGCAATCTCAAAATGAATCTTTAGCTAATGAATCAAAAATGCAAGCTGAGCAAATAGTAATTGAAGCTAAGAAAGAAGCTGAACAAATAATTGATGATGCTAAAGAAGAAGCTAGACAAATTAAGCAGCAGGCTAAGCAAGAAGTTGAAGCTAAAGTAGAAGCTGCTGTAGCTGATGCTAAAGAAGAGGGATATCAAGCAGGATTTAACCAGGGCCAAGCTAAGGCCCAAGATGAGGTGACTGATAGAGTTAATCACCTTATAGATAATATAAATGCAGAGGTTAATAAAGTTTCTAAATTATTAGACAAAGAATTATCTACTTATAAAGTAGAGATGATTCAACTAGCAATAGCTATTAGTAAGCGAGTTATTAGACAGGAGCTTACTTTAAATTCTAAAGCAGTCAAGGCTATAGTAGAAGATACTCTTAGTTTAATAGATGATGATACAGGAATAAAAGTGAGGGTTAACCCTAGTGATTTAGAGGTTTTAGATGGTGCTCAAGAAGAGTTAGTAGTTGCTAATGGACGGCTAGATACGATCCAGTTAGTTGCTGATCAAAGTATTGAATTAGGAGGCTGTATTATAGAGACAGATTTTGGTGGGATTGATGCTACTATTTCTTCACAGTTAGCAGAGATTGAAAATAAGTTATTGGAAGTGGGAGAAAGTGACTAAATTATGGAATATTGATAATTTATTAGATACAGTAGAGCAAACATCTTTAATCAAAAGATTTGGTAAGGTTAAGCAGGTAGTAGGCTTAACTATTGAGTCACAAGGGCCAACAGTACAATTAGGTGAATTATGTTTGATCGAAACTAATTCTAATTCAGAAATGATTAAAGCTGAAGTTGTAGGTTTTAAGGATACTAGTGTATTATTAATGCCTTTAGGAGATATGAAAGGAATTGGCCCTGGTTGTAAAGTCTTTGCTACTGGTGAATCATTACAGATTGAGGTCAGTGATGAATTATTAGGGACAGTATTAGATGGTTTAGGCCACCCTGTTTCAGAAGAGAAGTTAGATGTTACAGGAGAGAAGTATCCTGTCGATAATGATCCGCCTGATCCTTTAGCAAGACAAAGAATTAGCGAACCATTATCCTTAGGAGTAAGAAGTTTAGATGGATTATTAACTTGTGGCAAAGGCCAAAGAATGGGTATTTTTGCTGGAAGTGGTGTTGGTAAGAGTACTTTATTAGGTATGATAGCTCGTAATACTGATGCTGATATTAATGTAATTGCTCTGATAGGTGAGCGAGGTAGAGAGGTACGAGAGTTTATTGAAGAAAGCCTTGGCCCAGAAGGTTTAAAGAAATCTGTAGTAATAGTAGCAACTTCTGACCAGCCAGCTTTAGTACGTTTAAAAGGTGCTATGGTAGCAACTAGTATAGCTGAATATTTTCGTGATCAAGGTAATGATGTAATGTTAATGATGGATTCTGTAACACGTTTTGCAATGGCTCAACGAGAAGTAGGTTTAGCAGTTGGTGAGCCACCTGCTACTAGAGGATATACTCCTTCTGTATTTGCTTTATTACCTAAATTATTGGAAAGATCAGGGGCAGGAGAAGTAGGAACAATCACGGGCTTATATACTGTGTTAGTAGAAGGTGATGATATGAATGAACCAATTGCTGATGCTGTGCGAGGAATTTTAGATGGACATATTGTATTATCTAGGGATTTAGCAGCCCAAAATCATTATCCAGCAATAGATATTTTAGAGAGTGTAAGCAGGGTAATGGATGAGATTGCAAGTGCAGAACATAAAGAAGCAGCTGGAAAATTAAGAGAAGTATTAGCTACCTATGAAGAGTCTAAAGATTTAGTTAATCTTGGTGTTTATGAGGCAGGAAGTGACCCTCAATTAGATTATGCTTTAGATAAATTAGAAGCAGTTAATAATTTTTTACAGCAAGGAGTTAAGGAGACAAATAGTTACCAAGAGACAGTAAATTGGCTAACTAAAATTTTTGCTGGAGAGTGATATGAGTGAAGGAGTTTGAATTTAGGCTACAATCTTTGTTAGATTTAAGAGAGCAAGAGGAACAGCTTCTCCAAAAAAAATTATTTGAAATAAAACAGAAGTATAATCAAGTAAAAGAAGAGATTAAAAGGTTAGCAGATAATAAAAAAGAGTGGCAAGAAAAAATAGAAGTTAAAACTCAACAAGGGGTTAGAGCACAAAATTTACTTAGATATCGAAATTATATCGAATATTTAGAATCAGAAATTGAAGAACTAGAGCTTCAACTTGATCATTGGTCTCAAAAGTTAGATGAGTGCCAACAGAAGTTATTAGATAAAGTGAAGGAAAGAAAGACAGTATCCAAATTAAAAGAGAAAGAGTATGAAAAACACTGGCAAGAGCTTCTACAAAAAAGGCAGAAGATAAATGATGAAATAGCTAATAATAATTTTAATCATCAAAGTAGTTTCTAGCTAGAACAGCAGGAGGGCTGAAATGAAGAAGATTTTTTTCGCACTTATAATATTAATTGTATTAGCAGGTTTAACATTATACTTATTAGATTTTTTCAAAGTGTTTACTTTTGCCCAGTTACAGCAAGAGAGTTTAGAACAATTAGAAAAAATCCCTGCAGTTAAAGAATATATGGTTTCTAAGAAGAAAAATAATGAATTGCAGGACAATTTAGAGAAAGTTAGAATAAAATTAAGTGAAATGAAAGAAAAAAATAAACAATTATTAAACCAATTACAAAATAAGGAACAAGATATTAAGCAATTGCAGGGCCAAATTAAAGAATTAGAAAAAAGACTTAGGTCAGTTAAACAACAGCAAGAAGAATATACTAAAAAGATTGAAAGATTAGTAGGAATCTATAGTGAAATGGAACCTAGTAAAGCTGCTGATATACTACCTAAACTAAAGACTACAGTCACTGTTGATATTTTAAAGCAGATAGACCAAGAAATAGCAGCTGAGATTCTAGGGGCGATGCCAACAGATATTGCTGTTAGTATTTCAAGTCAATTATCTGATTGAAAGGAGGTGAGATATAAAGTATGGCAACAAGTCAAGTGGTTAATTTATCGAATTCTAGCGCTAATAGTCAAATAAAATCTAAGTCAACAGTCCAAAAAGGTGAAAGTAAACTTAAAGATATTTTTTCTTCCTCTTTAGAAGATAAGCTAAAATTAGCCTTAAAAGGAGAAGAAAAAAAGGAGAAGACAAGTCTGGAAGGCTTAGAAGGACTATTAAGCTTATTACAAAATTTATCTCCTAAATTAAAGCAGCAACTAGTGAAGGGTTCAGCAGACGAAAACTTAATAAAGAATTTAACAAAACAGATAAAATCATTATTAAACAACTCAGCTTCTAAAAGTGGATTTAATAAATTACAACCTCAATTAAAATCATTACTAAAAGGAATGGAAGAAGTTGACCAAAAGTTTAAATTAAATGCTAATTCTAAGCATGAAGTTGTAAAAATAAAGAAGCTACTAACTAAATTGGCTGGTCAAATAAGAGACGATAGTTTAAAGAAACAATCTAATGTAAGCCAAACTTCTTTAGGTGATGATATTAAGTTAGCTAAGGTTAAGTATCAAAATAGACAAGATAATAAAGTAAAACAAAATAAGCAACGAGGAGCTCAAAATAGTAAGTCCCAATCAAATAACTCTAAATTATCTGTTAATAGTAAGCAAAAACAATCTCTTAAGCTACAAGATAATAATGTAAATATAACTAATAAGGGTCAAATTAATGTGGAGTCTGCTAAAGGACAATCTGATAATCAAGCTAATGTAGAGTTTGCTACTAATCCTAAGCTAAATAAAACTCAATCTTTGCAAAGTAGTTCTAAGACTTCAACGAGCAAAGGAACAAACTTTAATAATATTTTGAAACAGATAACAGAGAAGACTAATATTTTTGCTAATAAGCAAGGAGAAAAAATTACTTTACAACTAAAGCCAGAATCTTTAGGTAGATTGCAGATAAAATTAGGCTATAAAGATGGAGCTATGACTGCTAGAATATTAGCTGAAAATAGTAATGTAAAAGAATTGTTAGATGCTAATTTAGCTAAACTAAAGTCTGCTTTAGAACAAAGAAATATGCAGGTAGATGATTTTAATGTTTTAATAGACCAAGAAGGGGAAGATTTAGGTCAGGGCCAATTTGGAAGCAGTGACCAAGAATTTGAGTTTCAGCAAGAGGAAGAAAGAGAAGAGTTTAATTTATCCTTAGAAAAATCAGACGAGATTGAGGGAGAAGATAATAAGGAAGAAACAATTAATGATGATACAGTTGATTATATGGTTTAAAGGAGGGATAAGATGGATTCAATTCAGGCGACGCAAAGTACTACTTTAACTCAACAGTCTACTTTACAACAGTCAGATTTAGGGAAAGATGAATTTTTAAAATTATTAGTAACCCAGCTTCAGAATCAAAATCCTATGAATCCAATGAAAAATAAAGAATTTATGGGCCAAATGGCACAATTTAACTCTTTACAGCAGATGCAGAGTTTAAATACTACCATGTCTAAATTTATAAATTATCAACAGTTATCCCAGGCCGGAAATTTAGTAGGGAAGAAAGTAAAGGTTCTTGATAGCCAAACAGGACAGACTATTACTGGAGAAGTCAAGAAGGTAAATGTAACTGATAGTGACCCTCAAATTACTGTTAATGGTAAGCGCTACTCAATGAATAGTATTCAGGAGGTATTAGCAAAGGAGTGATTTAGTGTGACTAAGATTTATTCTAATCAACCATTAGTCTCTTCAACATTAAAATATAAGCAGTCAGATGTTGACTCGCAAAAAAGTTTTAAGGAAATATTGTCTAATAAGAAAGATAATAAATTACAATTTTCTAAACATGCTAAGATGAGATTGCAAAGTAGAGAATTAAATCTTAAACAAAATGATTTATCTAAGCTAGAAGAAGCAGTAGATAAAGCTAAAGAAAAAGGAGCTCAAGAATCTTTAGTGTTAGTTAGTGATAATGCTTATATTGTGAGCATCGAAAATGATACAGTAATTACAGCTTTAGGTAAGGAAGATATGAAAGAAAATATAGTAACGAATATTGATAGTGCAATTATGATGAAGTGACTGGACCCAGTTTGGGAAGTCATCGGCTGTGGACTGAAAGAAGCAGCTAGAAGAACAATTGTAAATTAACAAGGAGGTTATATCATGTTACGTTCTATGTATTCAGGTGTTTCAGGATTAAAGGCTCATATGAGTAAGATGGATATTATCGGTAATAATATTGCTAATGTAAATACAACTGGTTATAAAGGTAGTAGGGCTACTTTTAAGTCAATGCTAAGTCAGACAATTCAAGGAGCTTCTGCTCCTCAAAACGGTCGG contains:
- the topA gene encoding type I DNA topoisomerase — encoded protein: MEGWKLAKDKNLVIVESPAKAKTISKFLGSDFTVEASMGHVIDLPKSQLGVDVENNFEPKYITIRGKGKTLQKLKRKAKKSKEVLLATDPDREGEAISWHLARALKMDEESDCRIEFNEITKSAVQDALEEPRRIDQDRVDAQQARRVLDRLVGYKLSPLLWKKVKKGLSAGRVQSVAVRIICEREEEIKAFEPQEYWTLDTKLKDKNKGQFKAKLYRINNKKFALGSKQETDQVISELKEEDLKVSKIKEGKRRRNPSPPFTTSSLQQQASNYLHFSTKKTMYLAQQLYEGIDLGAEGTVGLITYMRTDSTRISKEAQANTRDYIADNLGDKYLPDTPKKYKAKSGAQDAHEAIRPTSVFKTPQKVKQYLGKQQYKLYKLIWERFVASQMKPAVYKTLRVNIKGEKYWLRANGSQQVFPGFLKVDTSKQQKKDKELPSLEEGAKIDIVELLPDQHFTKPPARYSEAKLVKTLEKKGIGRPSTYAAIVGTIEKRGYVTKENKRFKPTELGEIVNGLLVEHFPNVTNVKFTAQLEADLDRIEAGKNDWIEVLKSFYSPFSDRLEEAKENMEQVQLEEKETDVICEKCGNNMVIKHGRYGKFLACPGFPDCKNTKPLLDKVGVKCPECKDGDVVKRKSKKGRTFYGCSNYPDCEFMTWHQPVEKKCPECGKFLVEKRTKKETKRYCINSDCDYEE
- the hslU gene encoding ATP-dependent protease ATPase subunit HslU is translated as MEDLTPREIVKKLDKYIVGQNEAKKSVAIALRNRYRRKKLTVDLREEVIPKNILMIGPTGVGKTEIARRLAKLAQAPFIKVEVSKFTEVGYMGRDVESMVRDLVRTAMRMIQQEKMKNVEEKAVKLAEERILDALLPMPNKQDNNPLQNLFGEFQDNDTQNDEPDERIKRSRNKLLKKLRSGELEERMIEIEVEQSNSQMVEVFSGAGVEELGFNFQDIFGGMLPNQKETKKVSVKEAREILKEKEAKKLIDMDKVSQEAIERVEQAGIIFLDEIDKIAGKESGSNPDVSREGVQRDILPIVEGSTVNTKYGSVKTDHILFIAAGAFHVANPTDLIPELQGRFPIRVELNSLSKDNFKEILVAPENALTKQYKALLATEDLDIEFTEGAIDELAEIAFRVNEQTENIGARRLHTIVEKLLEELSFTAPELEQDIIEIDREYVKDKLDDVVEDKDLSKYIL
- the hslV gene encoding ATP-dependent protease subunit HslV, whose amino-acid sequence is MMEATTVIAVKDDDQVALAGDGQVTMKHTVMKHGANKIRRLHNEEVLAGFAGTAADAFTLFEKFEGKLEEFHGNLRRAAVELAKEWRTDKMLRKLEALLIVANEESLLVVSGTGDVIEPDDGVTAIGSGGSYALAAARAFIQSSDLTASQIAKKSLEIASDICIYTNDNITVEEI
- the codY gene encoding GTP-sensing pleiotropic transcriptional regulator CodY, translated to MDRLLTKTRKINRLIQSSAGKSVDFEEMANVLRESITANVYLVDEQGRILGHSLVDEFECDIMLQEVINQNHFPSEYNDWLLGIYHTQSNYEQKHGACVFTDDKDCLFKQKLTTIVPINGGGERLGTLILARFDKEFESSDLLLAEYGATVVGMEILRLKSDKREKAARKKAAVQIALDTLSYSELEAVEHIFAELDGTEGLLVASKIADRVGITRSVIVNALRKFESAGVIESKSLGMKGTHIKILNDYLLEELDDLN
- the flgB gene encoding flagellar basal body rod protein FlgB, giving the protein MDLFGQNFDLLQKSLDGLSTRHKAISSNIANVDTPGYKRRKVNFKEQLTKALDGNNNLAITDKSHISLNSRSISSVEPKVSIEEDTKIRSDGNNVSIDAEMANLAKNTLEYQATIKQLSNQFGRLNLVIKKGGK